A single genomic interval of Bradyrhizobium sp. AZCC 1693 harbors:
- a CDS encoding CoA-acylating methylmalonate-semialdehyde dehydrogenase has protein sequence MRSIGHFIGGKEVKGTSGRTADVFEPMTGDVQAKVALASKAEVRAAVENARDAQVEWANTNPQRRARVMMKFLELAQRDYDKLADMLAREHGKTVPDAKGDIQRGLEVVEFACGIPHLMKGEYTEGAGPGIDIYSMRQPLGVVAGITPFNFPAMIPMWKFAPAIACGNAFILKPSERDPGVPMMLAALMIEAGLPAGILNVVNGDKEAVDAILDDPDIRAVGFVGSSPIAQYIYERAAATGKRAQCFGGAKNHAIVMPDADMDQTVDALIGAGYGSAGERCMAISVAVPVGKPTADRLMEKLIPRVESLKIGTSIDPSADYGPLVTKEALNRVRNYVDIGIKEGATLAVDGRGFKMQGYENGFYMGGCLFDNVTKDMRIYKEEIFGPVLSVVRAHDYKEALALPSDHDYGNGVAIFTRDGDAARDFAAKVNVGMVGINVPIPVPIAYYTFGGWKKSGFGDLNQHGPDSIRFYTKTKTITSRWPSGVKEGAEFSIPTMN, from the coding sequence ATGCGCTCAATCGGACATTTCATCGGCGGCAAAGAGGTCAAGGGCACGTCCGGGCGGACGGCCGACGTTTTCGAGCCGATGACCGGCGACGTCCAGGCCAAGGTGGCGCTGGCCTCCAAGGCCGAGGTTCGCGCCGCCGTCGAAAACGCCAGGGACGCCCAGGTCGAATGGGCTAACACCAATCCGCAGCGTCGCGCGCGCGTGATGATGAAGTTCCTCGAACTCGCCCAGCGCGATTACGACAAGCTCGCCGACATGCTGGCGCGCGAGCACGGCAAGACCGTTCCCGACGCCAAGGGCGATATCCAGCGCGGCCTCGAGGTCGTTGAATTCGCCTGCGGCATCCCGCATCTGATGAAGGGCGAATACACCGAAGGCGCCGGCCCCGGCATCGACATCTATTCGATGCGGCAGCCGCTTGGCGTCGTCGCCGGCATCACGCCGTTCAATTTCCCGGCGATGATCCCGATGTGGAAATTCGCGCCTGCAATCGCCTGCGGCAACGCCTTCATCCTGAAGCCGTCCGAGCGTGATCCCGGCGTGCCGATGATGCTGGCCGCCTTGATGATCGAGGCAGGGCTGCCGGCCGGGATCCTCAACGTCGTCAACGGCGACAAGGAAGCGGTCGACGCCATTCTCGACGATCCCGATATCCGGGCCGTCGGCTTCGTCGGCTCGTCGCCGATCGCGCAATATATCTATGAGCGCGCGGCCGCTACCGGCAAGCGCGCGCAGTGCTTCGGCGGCGCCAAGAACCACGCCATCGTGATGCCCGACGCCGACATGGACCAGACCGTCGATGCGCTGATCGGCGCGGGCTACGGCTCGGCCGGCGAACGCTGCATGGCGATTTCGGTCGCGGTGCCCGTCGGCAAGCCCACCGCCGACCGGTTGATGGAAAAGCTGATCCCGCGGGTCGAGAGCCTGAAGATCGGCACCTCGATCGATCCTTCCGCCGATTACGGTCCGCTGGTGACGAAGGAGGCGCTCAACCGCGTCAGGAATTATGTCGATATCGGCATCAAGGAAGGCGCGACGCTCGCGGTCGATGGCCGCGGCTTCAAGATGCAGGGCTATGAGAACGGCTTCTATATGGGCGGTTGCCTGTTCGACAACGTCACCAAGGACATGCGGATCTACAAGGAGGAGATCTTTGGACCCGTGCTGTCGGTGGTGCGCGCCCACGACTACAAGGAAGCCCTCGCACTGCCGTCGGACCATGACTACGGCAACGGCGTTGCGATCTTCACCCGCGACGGCGACGCCGCACGCGACTTTGCCGCCAAGGTGAATGTGGGCATGGTCGGCATCAACGTGCCGATCCCGGTGCCGATCGCGTACTACACCTTCGGTGGCTGGAAGAAGTCGGGCTTCGGCGATCTCAACCAGCACGGCCCGGATTCGATCCGCTTCTACACCAAGACCAAGACGATCACCTCGCGCTGGCCGTCCGGGGTCAAGGAAGGCGCGGAGTTCTCGATCCCGACGATGAATTGA
- a CDS encoding isobutyryl-CoA dehydrogenase — protein MQFALNEDQVAVRDMAREFAAEKIAPHALRWDEEKHFPVDVMREAASLGIGGIYIKDDVGGSAMTRFDAALIFEALATGCPTVSAYISIHNMSSWMIDAYGNDTQRQKWLPKLCTMELLASYCLTEPGSGSDAAALRTRAVRDGDHYVLNGQKQFISGAGKGDLYVVMVRTGGDGPGGISTLVIPADTPGVSFGANERKMGWNAQPTRAVIFENARVPVENRLGEEGIGFKIAMAGLDGGRINIAACSLGGAQSALDKSLAYMKERKAFGKRLDEFQALQFRLADMATELEAARTLVWRAAAALDRKDADATMLCAMAKRFGTDVGFEVANQALQLHGGYGYLSEYGIEKILRDLRVHQILEGTNEIMRLIVSRKLIEGAR, from the coding sequence ATGCAGTTCGCTCTCAATGAGGACCAGGTGGCGGTTCGCGACATGGCGCGCGAATTCGCCGCGGAGAAGATCGCGCCGCATGCGCTCCGCTGGGACGAGGAGAAGCATTTCCCCGTCGACGTGATGCGCGAGGCCGCAAGCCTTGGCATCGGCGGCATCTACATCAAGGACGACGTCGGCGGCTCCGCCATGACCCGCTTTGACGCCGCGCTGATCTTCGAGGCGCTCGCGACGGGCTGTCCGACCGTGTCGGCCTACATTTCGATCCACAACATGTCGTCGTGGATGATCGATGCCTACGGCAACGACACCCAGCGCCAGAAATGGCTGCCAAAGCTCTGCACCATGGAGCTGCTGGCGAGCTATTGCCTGACCGAGCCGGGCTCCGGCTCGGACGCCGCGGCGCTGCGTACCCGCGCGGTGCGCGACGGCGATCATTATGTGCTCAACGGCCAGAAGCAGTTCATCTCCGGCGCCGGCAAGGGCGATCTTTATGTGGTGATGGTGCGGACCGGCGGCGACGGACCCGGCGGCATCTCGACGCTGGTGATTCCGGCCGACACGCCGGGCGTCTCGTTCGGCGCCAACGAGCGCAAGATGGGCTGGAACGCGCAGCCGACGCGCGCGGTGATTTTCGAGAATGCCCGCGTGCCGGTCGAGAACCGTCTGGGCGAGGAGGGGATCGGCTTCAAGATCGCGATGGCCGGGCTCGACGGCGGGCGCATCAATATCGCGGCCTGTTCGCTCGGCGGTGCGCAGAGCGCGCTCGACAAGTCGCTGGCTTACATGAAGGAGCGAAAGGCTTTTGGAAAACGCCTCGACGAATTCCAGGCGCTGCAGTTTCGCCTCGCCGACATGGCGACCGAACTGGAGGCGGCGCGGACGCTTGTGTGGCGTGCCGCCGCAGCTCTCGACCGCAAGGACGCGGACGCCACCATGCTCTGCGCGATGGCCAAGCGTTTTGGCACCGATGTCGGCTTCGAGGTCGCCAACCAGGCGCTGCAACTGCACGGCGGCTACGGTTACTTAAGCGAATACGGTATCGAGAAGATTCTGCGCGATCTGCGCGTGCACCAGATCCTGGAAGGAACCAACGAAATCATGCGGCTGATCGTGTCGCGCAAGCTGATCGAGGGTGCGCGATGA
- a CDS encoding enoyl-CoA hydratase/isomerase family protein: protein MTDVAVAEGDLIARKEGSAGILRLNRPKAINAVTLEMFHDVDKALDAFEADPDVAVIILEGAGERGLCAGGDIRALWESSKVKGDLGKILWRDEYILNARIKKFPKPYVAFMDGIVMGGGVGLSAHSSHRVVTEKTKLAMPEVGLGFFPDVGGTWLLSHSPGEIGTYFGLTGRTMNGPDAIHAGFADAVVPSAKLPALREALTKVRAGITAPEVKALIAGFATGETAGPVAATQDKIDRWFAYDRMEDIVAALQRDGSELAQATLKTLHEKSPRGMVVTLKLLRLARTARSLEECLVREYRAALKVFASDDFREGVRAAVIDKDRNPKWSPARIEDVTPAMVAPYFAEIGAEELKFP from the coding sequence ATGACGGATGTGGCTGTTGCAGAGGGCGACCTGATCGCGCGCAAGGAAGGTTCGGCCGGCATCCTCCGCTTGAACCGGCCGAAGGCGATCAATGCGGTGACGCTGGAGATGTTCCACGATGTTGACAAGGCGCTCGATGCGTTCGAGGCCGATCCTGATGTTGCAGTGATCATACTGGAAGGTGCCGGCGAGCGCGGGCTGTGCGCCGGCGGCGACATCCGCGCGCTCTGGGAAAGCTCCAAGGTCAAAGGCGATCTCGGCAAGATCCTGTGGCGCGACGAATACATCCTAAACGCCCGGATCAAGAAATTCCCGAAGCCGTATGTCGCATTCATGGACGGCATTGTGATGGGCGGCGGCGTCGGGCTATCGGCACATTCGAGCCATCGGGTCGTGACCGAGAAGACAAAACTGGCGATGCCCGAAGTCGGCCTTGGCTTCTTTCCCGATGTCGGCGGCACCTGGCTGTTGTCGCATTCGCCGGGAGAGATCGGCACTTACTTCGGCTTGACCGGTCGGACCATGAATGGCCCCGACGCAATCCATGCCGGATTTGCCGACGCCGTCGTGCCGTCGGCCAAACTGCCTGCCTTGCGCGAGGCGCTCACCAAGGTAAGGGCCGGGATCACTGCCCCAGAGGTCAAAGCCCTGATCGCGGGTTTCGCGACGGGTGAGACCGCAGGTCCCGTCGCGGCGACGCAGGACAAGATCGATCGCTGGTTCGCCTATGACCGCATGGAAGACATCGTCGCGGCTTTGCAACGCGATGGTTCGGAGCTCGCGCAGGCGACATTGAAGACGCTGCACGAGAAATCCCCGCGCGGCATGGTGGTGACGCTGAAACTGCTGCGGCTGGCACGCACCGCGCGCTCGCTCGAGGAATGTCTGGTTCGGGAATACCGCGCCGCGCTGAAAGTCTTTGCCAGCGATGATTTCCGCGAGGGCGTGCGCGCTGCGGTGATCGACAAGGACCGCAATCCAAAATGGTCGCCGGCTAGAATCGAGGACGTGACGCCGGCAATGGTCGCGCCTTACTTCGCCGAGATCGGCGCCGAAGAACTGAAGTTTCCCTGA
- the mmsB gene encoding 3-hydroxyisobutyrate dehydrogenase: MANIAFIGLGNMGGPMAANLVKAGHKVTAFDLVAASRDQARADGADIAKTSVASVKGADVVVTMLPAGKHVLTVWNEVVPVMAKGTLIIDCSTIDVESAKQAHALAAKSGMLSVDAPVSGGTGGAKGATLTFMCGGEDKAFAAAKPVLENMGKKLVHCGGAGAGQAAKICNNMILGISMIGVGEAFALAEKLGLSHQALFDVASTSSGQCWALTSYCPVPGPVPASPANNGYKPGFASALMVKDLTLAQDAANAAGAVTPLGKHAQEIYKAFDAAGHGGVDFSGIIQHVRSLAGK, from the coding sequence ATGGCAAATATCGCATTCATTGGCCTCGGCAACATGGGCGGGCCGATGGCGGCCAATCTGGTCAAGGCCGGCCACAAGGTCACCGCGTTCGATCTGGTGGCGGCCTCGCGCGATCAGGCCAGGGCGGACGGGGCTGATATCGCGAAGACTTCGGTAGCCTCCGTCAAGGGCGCCGACGTCGTCGTCACCATGCTGCCGGCGGGCAAGCATGTGCTGACGGTATGGAACGAGGTCGTCCCAGTGATGGCCAAGGGTACGCTGATCATCGATTGCTCGACCATCGACGTCGAAAGCGCCAAGCAGGCGCATGCGCTGGCTGCCAAAAGCGGCATGCTTTCGGTCGATGCGCCGGTGTCGGGCGGAACCGGCGGCGCCAAGGGCGCGACACTGACGTTCATGTGCGGCGGCGAGGACAAGGCGTTTGCGGCGGCAAAACCCGTGCTGGAAAACATGGGCAAGAAGCTCGTGCATTGCGGCGGGGCGGGTGCGGGGCAGGCGGCCAAGATCTGCAACAACATGATCCTCGGCATTTCCATGATCGGTGTCGGCGAGGCGTTTGCGCTGGCGGAAAAGCTCGGCCTGTCGCATCAGGCGCTGTTCGACGTCGCCTCGACCTCCTCGGGGCAATGCTGGGCGCTGACGTCCTATTGCCCGGTGCCGGGCCCGGTGCCGGCCTCCCCGGCGAACAACGGCTACAAGCCCGGATTTGCCTCGGCGCTGATGGTGAAGGACCTCACCTTGGCGCAGGACGCGGCCAATGCCGCGGGTGCTGTGACGCCTCTGGGCAAGCACGCGCAGGAGATCTACAAGGCCTTCGACGCCGCCGGCCATGGTGGGGTGGATTTTTCCGGGATTATCCAGCACGTTAGGAGCCTCGCCGGGAAATAA
- a CDS encoding AMP-binding protein, which translates to MTTFQEARAFLLKHRADYDTAVKGFRWPDPVPFNWALDWFDAELAANGDSRDRAALWIVDPGDRETKLSFATLSRRSNQVANFLRAQGLKRGDHLLLLLGNVVPLWETMLAAMKLGVVVIPATTLLTSDELRDRLDRGKARVVVASQDQVAKFTGLGSDNLVRIVVGATSKHDGWLPFEQAASALETFTSDGPTNADDPMLLYFTSGTTAKPKLVRHSQRSYPVGALSTMFWLGLQPGDVHLNISSPGWAKHAWSCFFAPWNAGATVFVVNQPRFDAKALLATVGRCGVTTLCAPPTVWRLFIQEKLADFKVSLREVCGAGEPLNPEVIDQVKAAWGLTIRDGYGQTETTALAGNSPGQKVKVGSMGRPLPGYRVQITDSDGHVTKEGEVTLVLGADRPAGLMQGYQGEDGKLSGTSGDLYRSGDVVFADDEGYLTFVGRSDDVFKSSDYRISPFELESVLLEHEQVAEAAVVPSPDPIRLAIPKAYVLLVSGAERTPETALSIFRHLHTRLAPFKRIRKIELVTELPKTISGKIRRVQLRRLEHDNNRSDGLRGAEFREEEFPELQKVRTAGLES; encoded by the coding sequence ATGACGACCTTCCAGGAAGCGCGCGCCTTTCTGCTCAAGCACCGCGCGGATTACGATACGGCCGTGAAGGGTTTTCGCTGGCCGGATCCGGTTCCGTTCAACTGGGCGCTGGACTGGTTCGATGCGGAACTCGCTGCGAATGGCGATAGCCGGGACCGTGCCGCGCTCTGGATTGTCGATCCCGGCGATAGGGAGACAAAACTCTCCTTCGCGACGCTGTCTCGCCGTTCCAATCAGGTCGCGAACTTCCTGCGTGCGCAGGGCCTGAAGCGCGGCGATCATTTGTTGCTGCTGCTCGGCAATGTCGTCCCGCTGTGGGAGACCATGCTGGCGGCGATGAAGCTCGGCGTGGTCGTGATCCCCGCCACCACGCTGCTAACCTCGGACGAGTTGCGCGACCGGCTCGATCGTGGCAAGGCGAGGGTGGTGGTGGCTTCGCAGGATCAGGTCGCGAAGTTTACAGGGCTCGGCAGCGACAATCTGGTCCGCATCGTGGTCGGCGCGACATCGAAGCATGACGGCTGGCTGCCGTTCGAGCAGGCCGCGAGCGCGCTGGAGACCTTTACATCTGACGGCCCGACCAATGCCGATGACCCGATGCTGCTCTATTTCACCTCGGGCACCACGGCAAAGCCGAAACTGGTGCGGCACAGCCAGCGCAGCTATCCCGTCGGCGCGTTGTCGACGATGTTCTGGCTCGGGCTGCAGCCGGGCGACGTGCATCTTAATATTTCCTCGCCGGGCTGGGCCAAGCATGCCTGGAGTTGCTTCTTCGCGCCGTGGAACGCGGGCGCGACTGTGTTCGTGGTCAACCAGCCGCGCTTCGACGCCAAAGCCTTGCTCGCGACCGTCGGCCGCTGTGGCGTCACCACGCTGTGCGCGCCGCCAACGGTGTGGCGGCTGTTCATTCAGGAGAAGCTCGCCGACTTCAAGGTGAGTCTGCGCGAAGTCTGCGGCGCGGGCGAGCCGCTCAACCCCGAAGTGATCGACCAGGTGAAGGCGGCGTGGGGCCTGACCATCCGCGACGGCTACGGCCAGACCGAAACCACCGCGCTCGCCGGCAACTCGCCGGGCCAGAAAGTCAAGGTCGGCTCGATGGGTCGTCCGCTGCCGGGCTATCGTGTGCAGATCACCGATAGTGACGGCCATGTCACCAAGGAAGGCGAGGTGACGCTGGTGCTCGGCGCCGACCGCCCGGCGGGCCTGATGCAGGGCTATCAGGGCGAGGATGGCAAACTGAGTGGGACGAGCGGCGATCTCTATCGCAGCGGCGACGTGGTGTTTGCCGATGACGAAGGCTATCTCACCTTCGTCGGCCGCTCCGATGACGTCTTCAAGTCTTCCGATTACCGCATCAGCCCGTTCGAACTGGAAAGCGTGCTGCTGGAACATGAACAGGTCGCGGAAGCCGCCGTCGTGCCGAGCCCCGATCCGATCCGGCTCGCAATCCCCAAGGCCTATGTGCTGCTGGTCTCGGGAGCGGAACGCACGCCGGAAACCGCGCTCTCGATCTTCAGGCACCTGCATACGCGGCTCGCGCCTTTCAAGCGTATCCGCAAGATCGAACTGGTGACGGAACTGCCGAAGACGATCTCCGGAAAGATCCGCCGCGTCCAGTTGCGCCGGCTCGAACATGATAATAACCGCAGCGACGGTTTGCGCGGCGCCGAGTTCCGCGAAGAAGAATTCCCGGAGCTACAGAAAGTGCGAACCGCCGGGCTGGAGAGTTAG
- a CDS encoding MaoC family dehydratase, translating to MNEVWKKPPVSFDAYQAMVGKEIGVSSWHLIDQNRINLYADVIEDHQFIHVDPERARKETAFGNTIAHGFLTMSLLSIMSYEVMPVIEGTAMGVNYGFDKLRFLSPVRAGSRVRGRFTLMEAKLRKPKELQSRTNVTVEIEGEEKPALVADWIGLIYFN from the coding sequence ATGAATGAAGTCTGGAAGAAGCCGCCGGTCTCCTTTGACGCCTATCAGGCCATGGTCGGCAAGGAGATCGGGGTGTCGTCCTGGCACCTGATCGACCAGAACAGGATCAACCTCTATGCCGACGTGATCGAGGACCATCAGTTCATCCATGTCGATCCCGAACGCGCCAGGAAGGAAACCGCGTTCGGCAACACCATCGCGCATGGGTTTCTGACGATGTCTCTGCTGAGCATCATGTCCTACGAGGTGATGCCGGTCATTGAAGGCACGGCGATGGGCGTCAATTACGGCTTTGACAAGCTGCGCTTCCTGTCGCCGGTCCGCGCCGGCTCCCGCGTCCGCGGCCGCTTCACGCTCATGGAAGCCAAGCTGCGCAAGCCGAAAGAGCTGCAGTCGCGCACCAATGTCACCGTCGAGATCGAGGGCGAGGAAAAACCCGCTTTGGTCGCCGACTGGATCGGGCTGATCTATTTCAACTAG
- a CDS encoding SDR family NAD(P)-dependent oxidoreductase, translating to MAIRFDGRVAIVTGAGNGLGRAHALGLASRGAKVVVNDFGGARDGTGGSLTPAETVVEEIRKAGGTAMADGADVSKFGQVTAMVERATKEWGSVDLLCANAGILRDKSFAKMDVADFAKVLDVHLVGTFYCCKAVWDGMRERNYGRIVLTTSSSGLFGNFGQANYGAAKAGMVGLMNVLAEEGRKNNIRVNTISPTAATRMTEELLPPQALALMRPEAITPAVEFLLSEDAPTRTIMGAGAGSFAVIKIIETEGINLAQSDWTPDAISAHFAEIDDVSKAKALQGAFEQTQKYVAQAAARAGIKL from the coding sequence ATGGCAATCAGGTTTGACGGACGCGTCGCTATCGTCACCGGCGCAGGCAATGGTCTGGGACGGGCGCATGCGCTGGGGCTGGCGAGCCGCGGCGCCAAGGTGGTGGTCAACGATTTCGGCGGCGCGCGCGACGGCACCGGCGGGTCGCTGACGCCGGCCGAAACCGTGGTCGAGGAAATCCGCAAAGCCGGCGGGACCGCGATGGCCGATGGCGCCGACGTCTCGAAGTTTGGACAAGTCACAGCGATGGTCGAACGTGCCACCAAGGAATGGGGCAGCGTCGATCTCCTGTGCGCCAATGCCGGCATTCTTCGCGACAAGTCGTTCGCAAAAATGGACGTAGCCGACTTTGCCAAAGTGCTCGATGTCCATCTCGTCGGTACGTTTTACTGCTGCAAGGCGGTGTGGGATGGCATGCGCGAGCGCAACTATGGACGCATCGTGCTGACCACCTCGTCATCCGGCCTGTTCGGCAATTTCGGCCAGGCCAATTACGGCGCCGCCAAAGCCGGCATGGTCGGCCTGATGAACGTGCTGGCCGAGGAGGGCCGCAAGAACAACATCCGCGTCAACACGATCTCGCCGACCGCGGCGACCCGGATGACGGAAGAACTGCTGCCGCCGCAGGCGCTGGCCTTGATGCGCCCCGAGGCGATCACGCCGGCCGTGGAGTTTCTGCTCAGCGAAGACGCCCCGACCCGCACCATCATGGGCGCCGGCGCGGGTTCGTTCGCGGTGATCAAGATCATCGAGACCGAAGGCATCAACCTCGCCCAGTCCGACTGGACGCCCGATGCGATATCAGCGCATTTTGCCGAGATCGACGACGTCTCGAAGGCGAAGGCGCTGCAGGGCGCGTTTGAGCAAACGCAGAAGTATGTCGCGCAGGCTGCCGCACGGGCGGGGATCAAGTTGTAG
- a CDS encoding NAD(P)/FAD-dependent oxidoreductase — translation MSSPPNNVAVIGAGPAGLMVAEVLAQGGIKATVYDAMPSAGRKFLMAGRGGLNLTHSEPLPQFLARYREAMPHLKTAIEAFSPQALRDWSDALGQQTFVGSSGRVFPKAFKASPLLRAWLRRLDAMGVKLSLRHRWSGWDEQGRLRFQTPDGAVTVEAAATVLALGGASWPRLGSDGAWAEILAAKGVQISPLRPANSGFTVAWSDIFRDRFEGQPLKGVVLTSGAHSVRGEAVVTRTGIEGGAVYALSAELREAIDRSGRATLHIALRPDLDMKDLIAKVSVPKGKQSLSNFLRKAGSLPPVAIGLLQEAARASGTSLASMSQPDLARLINAVPIELTGTAPIGRAISTAGGIAFSELDGDFMLRRLPGVFAAGEMLDWEAPTGGYLLQASFATGAAAGRGALKWLNP, via the coding sequence ATGTCATCGCCTCCCAATAACGTCGCCGTCATCGGCGCCGGCCCCGCCGGCCTGATGGTCGCCGAAGTGCTCGCGCAGGGCGGCATCAAGGCCACCGTCTATGATGCGATGCCATCGGCCGGCCGCAAATTCCTGATGGCGGGGCGAGGCGGGCTGAACCTCACGCATAGCGAGCCATTGCCGCAATTCCTTGCGCGCTACCGCGAGGCGATGCCGCATCTGAAAACTGCCATCGAGGCGTTTTCGCCACAGGCACTGCGCGACTGGAGCGACGCCCTGGGACAACAAACCTTCGTCGGCTCCAGCGGCCGGGTGTTTCCGAAAGCATTCAAGGCGTCGCCCTTGCTGCGGGCATGGTTGCGGCGGCTGGACGCGATGGGGGTTAAGCTGTCACTACGTCATCGCTGGAGTGGCTGGGACGAACAAGGTCGCCTGCGCTTTCAAACACCGGATGGGGCGGTCACGGTCGAAGCGGCCGCGACCGTGCTGGCGCTCGGCGGCGCAAGCTGGCCGCGGCTGGGCTCCGACGGCGCATGGGCGGAGATACTCGCTGCCAAAGGCGTGCAGATATCGCCGCTGCGCCCGGCCAATTCCGGCTTCACCGTCGCCTGGTCGGACATCTTTCGAGATCGCTTCGAGGGACAGCCACTCAAGGGCGTGGTGCTGACATCAGGTGCGCATAGCGTCCGCGGCGAGGCCGTCGTTACCCGAACCGGTATCGAAGGCGGCGCGGTCTATGCGCTGTCAGCCGAGTTGCGCGAGGCGATCGACCGCTCGGGACGAGCAACCCTCCACATCGCGCTGCGGCCCGATCTCGACATGAAAGACCTGATCGCGAAGGTATCGGTGCCGAAAGGCAAACAGTCCCTGTCGAATTTCCTGCGCAAGGCCGGCAGCCTCCCACCCGTTGCGATAGGATTGCTGCAGGAGGCGGCCAGGGCATCCGGCACTTCGCTCGCGTCGATGTCGCAACCCGACCTTGCTCGACTGATCAACGCCGTCCCGATCGAGCTCACCGGCACAGCCCCGATTGGGCGCGCGATTTCGACCGCGGGCGGGATCGCGTTCAGCGAACTCGACGGCGACTTCATGCTCCGCCGTTTGCCCGGCGTGTTCGCGGCTGGCGAGATGCTGGATTGGGAGGCGCCGACCGGCGGCTACCTGTTGCAGGCGTCGTTCGCGACCGGCGCTGCCGCGGGGCGGGGTGCGTTGAAGTGGCTTAATCCGTAG
- a CDS encoding D-TA family PLP-dependent enzyme: MTTPLAAKIAREYGTPCAVIDMDRVERNIARVQVACDTAGVANRPHIKTHKSPLLAQMQVAAGAKGITCQKLGEAEVMAEAGIDDILISYNLIGEEKMARLAALQAKANMTVAADNSTVIAGLPQAVAASGRPLSVVVECDTGRKRAGVETPAEAIALAREIAASKGLTFAGFMLYPTETGWAEAQKFFDEALAGVRAHGLDAAMVSTGGSPNLKNLGKLKGGTEHRPGTYIYNDRMQVAAGVAGWDDCALNIYSTVVSRAGPDRGILDAGSKTLTSDPGGGLDGYGLILEHPEAKIARFAEEHGFLDLARSNTRPVVGDVVRIVPNHVCVVVNMMDEVVMVRGDEILGTLPVAARGKLR; encoded by the coding sequence ATGACAACGCCCCTCGCCGCCAAGATCGCCCGCGAATACGGCACGCCCTGTGCCGTCATCGACATGGACCGCGTCGAGCGCAACATCGCGCGGGTCCAGGTGGCCTGTGATACGGCCGGCGTCGCCAACCGGCCGCATATCAAGACCCACAAGAGCCCGCTATTGGCACAGATGCAGGTCGCGGCCGGCGCCAAGGGCATCACCTGCCAGAAACTCGGCGAAGCCGAGGTGATGGCGGAAGCCGGGATCGACGACATCCTGATCAGCTACAACCTGATCGGCGAGGAGAAGATGGCCCGCCTTGCCGCGCTGCAGGCCAAGGCCAACATGACGGTCGCCGCCGACAATTCGACCGTGATCGCGGGCCTGCCGCAGGCCGTCGCCGCTTCCGGCCGCCCGCTGTCGGTCGTGGTCGAATGCGACACCGGGCGCAAGCGCGCCGGCGTCGAAACGCCAGCCGAAGCCATTGCGCTGGCGCGCGAGATTGCCGCCTCAAAGGGGCTGACGTTTGCGGGCTTCATGCTGTATCCGACCGAAACCGGCTGGGCCGAGGCGCAGAAGTTCTTCGACGAAGCACTGGCCGGCGTCCGCGCGCACGGGCTCGATGCTGCGATGGTTTCCACCGGCGGTTCGCCAAACCTGAAAAATCTCGGCAAGCTCAAGGGCGGCACCGAGCACCGGCCCGGCACCTATATCTACAACGACCGCATGCAGGTCGCCGCCGGCGTCGCCGGTTGGGACGATTGCGCGCTCAACATCTATTCCACCGTGGTCAGCCGCGCCGGCCCGGATCGAGGCATTCTGGACGCCGGCTCGAAGACGCTGACCTCCGATCCCGGCGGCGGGCTCGACGGTTACGGGCTGATCCTGGAGCACCCGGAAGCCAAGATCGCGCGCTTTGCGGAAGAGCACGGCTTTCTCGACCTGGCCCGCAGCAACACGCGGCCTGTCGTCGGCGACGTCGTGCGGATCGTGCCCAATCATGTCTGCGTCGTCGTCAACATGATGGACGAGGTGGTGATGGTGCGCGGTGACGAGATTTTGGGCACGCTGCCGGTGGCGGCGCGGGGGAAGTTGCGCTAA